In the Streptomyces sp. NBC_00525 genome, one interval contains:
- the egtB gene encoding ergothioneine biosynthesis protein EgtB → MTESPAPPYTGDDEALRGRALAALLTARNRTALLTDSVDDHELTAQHSPLMSPLVWDLAHIGNQEELWLLRQVAGREAMRPEIDGLYDAFEHPRATRPSLPLLAPGEARAYALEVRGRALDVLESAPLGDGSALLRSGFAFGMIAQHEQQHDETMLITHQLRSGPAVLAAPEPPGAADAPALPSEVLVPGGPFTMGTSTEPWALDNERPAHRRDVPGFCIDTAPVTCGAYRAFIEDGGYGERRWWAPEGWAMVREHELTAPLFWHRDGGQWLRRRFGVTEPVPDDEPVLHVSWYEADAYARWAGRRLPTEAEWEKAARHDRVSGRSRRYPWGDEDPTPERANLGQRHLRPAPAGAYPAGRAPCGAGQLIGDVWEWTASDFLPYPGFAPFPYREYSEVFFGPEHKVLRGGSFAVDAVACRGTFRNWDLPVRRQIFSGFRTARDL, encoded by the coding sequence ATGACCGAATCCCCCGCTCCCCCGTACACCGGGGACGACGAGGCGCTGCGCGGGCGGGCGCTCGCCGCGCTGCTGACCGCCCGGAACCGCACGGCGCTGCTGACCGACAGTGTGGACGACCACGAGCTGACCGCCCAGCACTCGCCGCTGATGTCGCCGCTGGTCTGGGACCTGGCGCACATCGGCAACCAGGAGGAGTTGTGGCTGCTGCGCCAGGTCGCCGGGCGGGAGGCGATGCGTCCGGAGATCGACGGGCTGTACGACGCGTTCGAGCATCCGCGCGCCACCCGGCCCTCGCTGCCGCTGCTCGCGCCGGGCGAGGCACGCGCGTACGCCCTGGAGGTGCGCGGCAGGGCGCTGGACGTGCTGGAGTCCGCCCCGCTGGGTGACGGGTCCGCGCTGCTCAGGTCCGGTTTCGCGTTCGGGATGATCGCGCAGCACGAGCAGCAGCACGACGAGACGATGCTCATCACCCATCAGCTGCGGTCGGGCCCTGCGGTGCTGGCGGCGCCGGAGCCGCCGGGGGCCGCGGACGCACCGGCGCTGCCGTCCGAGGTGCTGGTGCCCGGCGGCCCGTTCACCATGGGCACGTCGACGGAGCCATGGGCGCTGGACAACGAGCGCCCCGCGCACCGCAGGGACGTCCCCGGGTTCTGCATCGACACGGCCCCGGTGACGTGCGGCGCGTACCGGGCGTTCATCGAGGACGGCGGCTACGGCGAGCGGCGCTGGTGGGCGCCGGAGGGCTGGGCGATGGTCCGCGAGCACGAGCTGACCGCCCCGCTGTTCTGGCACCGGGACGGCGGGCAGTGGCTGCGCCGCCGGTTCGGGGTGACGGAGCCGGTGCCGGACGACGAGCCGGTGCTGCACGTCAGCTGGTACGAGGCCGACGCGTACGCGCGCTGGGCGGGGCGGCGGCTGCCGACGGAGGCGGAGTGGGAGAAGGCGGCCCGCCACGACCGCGTCTCGGGGCGTTCGCGGCGCTATCCGTGGGGCGACGAGGACCCGACGCCGGAGCGGGCCAATCTGGGACAGCGCCATCTGCGGCCGGCGCCCGCCGGGGCGTATCCGGCCGGGCGGGCGCCGTGCGGTGCCGGGCAGCTGATCGGCGATGTGTGGGAGTGGACGGCGAGCGACTTCCTGCCGTATCCGGGGTTCGCGCCGTTCCCGTACCGCGAGTACTCGGAGGTGTTCTTCGGCCCGGAGCACAAGGTGCTGCGGGGTGGTTCGTTCGCGGTGGACGCGGTGGCCTGCCGGGGCACGTTCCGCAACTGGGACCTGCCGGTGAGGCGGCAGATCTTCTCGGGCTTCCGCACCGCGAGGGACCTCTGA
- the egtA gene encoding ergothioneine biosynthesis glutamate--cysteine ligase EgtA, giving the protein MSSDTPGGHGPPGLAPPLDEDGAEELLRGICFKTGPPRTVGVELEWLLHHRDHPHRPVPPHLLEAAASAVRALPLSAALTFEPGGQLELSSRPAASLMACVEDTAADLAAVRTALDGLGLVPAGLGVDPWQSPRRLLREPRYEAMEQALDRWGPAGRAMMCTTASVQVCLDAGEAEPGPLGYARRWQLAHLLGAVLVAVFANSPYREGRPVPWRSARQSLWAVLDPRRTLAPDGLLPPRDAWASHVLDTPVLCVRGEGPWAVPDGLTFREWLRTGSPRPAERDDLDYHLTTLFPPVRPRGHLELRMIDAQPGEDGWIVPLAVTTALFDDPEAAETVYRTVKPLAETAGTGAAPRNPLWTSAARDGLADPELRRVADVCFRLAREALPRLGAGPAVRDAVAAFHDRYVVRGRCPADDLRDLLTTGGARRPVHPKGTLS; this is encoded by the coding sequence ATGTCATCCGACACACCCGGCGGCCATGGTCCGCCCGGTCTCGCTCCTCCTCTCGACGAGGACGGGGCGGAGGAGTTACTGCGCGGCATCTGCTTCAAGACGGGGCCGCCGCGCACGGTGGGCGTGGAACTCGAATGGCTCCTGCACCACCGCGACCACCCGCACCGTCCCGTACCGCCCCACCTTCTGGAAGCGGCCGCATCGGCCGTCCGGGCGCTGCCCCTGAGCGCGGCGCTCACCTTCGAACCCGGCGGCCAGCTGGAGCTCAGCTCGCGCCCCGCCGCTTCCCTGATGGCGTGTGTCGAGGACACCGCCGCCGATCTCGCCGCCGTACGGACCGCGCTGGACGGCCTCGGCCTCGTCCCGGCCGGTCTGGGCGTCGATCCCTGGCAGTCGCCGCGCCGGCTCCTGCGCGAACCCCGCTACGAGGCCATGGAGCAGGCGCTGGACCGGTGGGGACCGGCCGGCCGCGCCATGATGTGCACCACCGCGTCCGTGCAGGTCTGCCTGGACGCCGGTGAGGCGGAACCGGGCCCGCTCGGGTACGCGCGGCGGTGGCAGCTGGCCCATCTGCTGGGGGCGGTGCTGGTGGCGGTGTTCGCCAACTCGCCGTACCGGGAGGGCCGGCCGGTGCCCTGGCGGTCGGCCCGGCAGTCGCTGTGGGCCGTCCTGGACCCGCGTCGCACGCTGGCCCCGGACGGGCTGCTGCCGCCTCGGGACGCCTGGGCCTCGCACGTCCTGGACACGCCCGTGCTGTGTGTACGGGGCGAGGGGCCGTGGGCCGTGCCGGACGGGCTCACCTTCCGGGAGTGGCTGCGGACCGGATCGCCCCGGCCGGCGGAGCGGGACGACCTCGACTACCACCTGACCACGCTGTTCCCGCCGGTGCGCCCGCGCGGCCATCTGGAACTGCGCATGATCGACGCACAGCCCGGCGAGGACGGCTGGATCGTGCCGCTGGCCGTCACGACCGCCCTGTTCGACGACCCGGAGGCCGCCGAGACGGTGTACCGGACCGTCAAGCCGCTGGCCGAGACGGCCGGGACCGGCGCCGCCCCGCGCAATCCGCTGTGGACCTCGGCGGCCCGCGACGGACTGGCCGACCCGGAGCTGCGCCGGGTGGCGGACGTCTGCTTCCGGCTCGCCCGGGAGGCGCTGCCCCGGCTGGGTGCGGGCCCGGCCGTGCGGGACGCGGTCGCCGCCTTCCACGACCGCTATGTCGTCCGGGGCCGGTGCCCGGCGGACGACCTGCGGGACCTGCTCACCACGGGCGGGGCGCGCCGCCCGGTCCATCCGAAGGGGACCCTGTCATGA
- a CDS encoding type II toxin-antitoxin system PemK/MazF family toxin: MTIRNFSGSQDGLPGRIGSAATSEADPRDVGPVRTSYAPDRDGAPDPGEIVWTWVPFEENDGRGKDRPVLVVAREAAGTLLAVQLSSKQHDLDREWVALGAGPWDSSGRPSWVDLDRVLRVHEDGMRREACALDRGRFDLVVGRLRERYGWR, from the coding sequence ATGACGATCAGGAACTTCAGCGGCAGCCAGGACGGTCTTCCCGGACGGATCGGTTCCGCGGCCACGTCGGAGGCAGACCCGCGCGACGTGGGCCCGGTCCGGACCTCGTACGCGCCCGACCGGGACGGCGCGCCCGACCCCGGGGAGATCGTCTGGACGTGGGTTCCCTTCGAGGAGAACGACGGGCGCGGCAAGGACCGTCCGGTCCTGGTGGTCGCGCGGGAGGCGGCGGGCACGCTGCTGGCGGTGCAGCTGTCCAGCAAGCAGCACGATCTGGACCGGGAGTGGGTGGCCCTGGGCGCGGGCCCCTGGGACAGTTCGGGCCGCCCGTCCTGGGTGGACCTGGACCGGGTGCTGCGGGTGCACGAGGACGGGATGCGGCGTGAGGCGTGCGCGCTGGACCGGGGCAGGTTCGACCTGGTGGTGGGGCGGCTGCGGGAGCGCTACGGCTGGCGGTGA
- a CDS encoding LacI family DNA-binding transcriptional regulator: MIQLPQQPSEGPVPTSADVARLAGVSRATVSYVLNNNTQVRISDQTRRRVREAADELGYVPHAAARTLRAGHSRMVLLPTGHLPTGPLHLRFLRELEAGLRRLDYTVVQYGSLGLGADDAARAWAELRPAAVIVPGSVPLAPRGIAVLRRSGAKAVITLGPQPVEGAHALIMDQREVGGCAVRHLLERGRRRIGVVMPEDPGTALFAAPRLAGAREAALSAGATVEPLPLRYDEESAAALAARWPSLGLDAVFAYDDTYAMLLMRALQDAGIDVPGAAAVVGADDSMIGRLLRPRLSSVRMELATAQPLADLVDRFVRHPRTPPERHDLLRARTVRRESS; the protein is encoded by the coding sequence ATGATTCAGTTACCCCAGCAGCCCTCCGAAGGCCCCGTCCCGACCAGCGCCGACGTGGCGCGGCTCGCAGGCGTCTCGCGGGCCACCGTGTCCTACGTCCTCAACAACAACACGCAGGTGCGGATCAGTGATCAGACCCGCCGCCGGGTACGGGAGGCCGCCGACGAACTCGGCTACGTCCCCCACGCGGCGGCCCGCACCCTGCGCGCGGGCCACTCCCGCATGGTGCTCCTGCCCACCGGCCATCTGCCGACCGGGCCGCTGCACCTGCGCTTCCTGCGCGAACTGGAGGCGGGCCTGCGCCGCCTCGACTACACCGTCGTCCAGTACGGCTCGCTCGGTCTCGGCGCCGACGACGCCGCCCGCGCCTGGGCGGAACTGCGCCCGGCCGCCGTCATCGTGCCCGGCTCCGTCCCGCTCGCCCCGCGCGGCATAGCCGTCCTCCGGCGCTCCGGAGCCAAGGCGGTCATCACCCTGGGCCCCCAGCCCGTCGAGGGCGCCCACGCGCTGATCATGGACCAGCGCGAGGTCGGCGGCTGCGCGGTGCGCCATCTGCTGGAACGCGGCAGGCGCCGCATCGGCGTGGTGATGCCCGAGGACCCCGGCACCGCCCTGTTCGCGGCCCCGCGCCTGGCCGGCGCCCGGGAGGCCGCGCTGAGCGCAGGCGCCACCGTCGAACCGCTGCCGCTTCGGTACGACGAGGAGTCAGCGGCCGCGCTCGCCGCCCGCTGGCCCTCGCTCGGCCTGGACGCCGTGTTCGCCTACGACGACACGTACGCGATGCTCCTGATGCGGGCGCTCCAGGACGCCGGGATCGACGTGCCGGGCGCGGCGGCCGTGGTCGGCGCGGACGACTCCATGATCGGCCGGCTGCTCCGGCCGCGGCTCAGCAGCGTACGCATGGAACTGGCGACCGCACAGCCGCTCGCGGACCTGGTGGACCGCTTCGTACGGCACCCCAGGACCCCGCCCGAACGGCACGACCTGCTGCGCGCCCGCACCGTACGGCGGGAATCCAGCTGA
- the trxA gene encoding thioredoxin — MSTVELTKENFDQVVSDNDFVLIDFWASWCGPCRQFAPVYDAASERHTDLVFAKVDTEAQQELAAAFDIRSIPTLMIVRDNVAVFAQPGALPATALEDVIGQARKLDMDEVRKSIEAEKNGGAAGQQ; from the coding sequence ATGAGCACCGTTGAGCTCACCAAGGAAAACTTCGACCAGGTCGTCAGCGACAACGACTTCGTTCTGATCGACTTCTGGGCTTCCTGGTGCGGTCCGTGCCGGCAGTTCGCACCCGTCTACGACGCGGCGTCCGAGCGCCACACGGACCTGGTTTTCGCCAAGGTGGACACGGAGGCGCAGCAGGAGCTGGCGGCGGCGTTCGACATCCGTTCGATTCCGACGCTGATGATCGTCCGGGACAATGTGGCCGTCTTCGCGCAGCCGGGCGCGCTGCCCGCGACGGCCCTGGAGGACGTCATCGGGCAGGCGCGGAAGCTGGACATGGACGAGGTCCGCAAGTCCATCGAGGCCGAGAAGAACGGCGGGGCCGCCGGGCAGCAGTAG